tccatcttcagtaaatatcagtgtgtggtaaacatggaggagaagttgatgatgtcagtgcagagctgtcagagcgtCACATCTgtcgcacagacacacaggaagtagATCAGCTGTGACCTCGGGgtttcaggtaaacaggctgTGAGACGTGCTGgttatggttgttttgcatcctcagacgcaacctgtcTCTACGCTCTTTAAACCTGGCACAACAGTCGCACACCACGCCCGACCtcgtgttttccaggcggtGAAAGACACTGTGTGCGGCCCTGACGCTGTCAGTGAAACAGGTTCAGCAGCTGAATCACTGAACCAGGAGAGGACCAGCATACAGCTGTACACAAGtatgaggctgattggtccagtacttTGTGAGgttagctgcagacagagacagacagacacacacacacacacacacacacacatcatcatcacagctgtgatgtcatcagtgtgtcGTTGTGATGTGTGTTCAGgttcagaggaagaggaggaccaCAGGAAGTCCTCTGGTGTCCAGACCCAGCACCAAGACCAGCAGAGGAACAAACACTCGGAGGACGGCCAGCAGAGCAGTGAGCAGGACGGCTGATGGTGACCCTGACCCCGACCCCCCCACAGAGACTGTCGACGTGATGGACAACGCAGAGGACAGTCAGTACAGATCAATACTCTGTTATCGATTATCAGAACAAATCAATCATGACTCAGTCTATAATCAGTAACTgatgtgtgttcaggtgtggaggaggtggtggatcTGACCTGTGAGGGCTCAGAGGCTGCCGTGGTCGACCTGACCAACAACGACTCAGTGCTGGTaacaacacacagtgacacacatcatgcacacacacagtattgtGTGTGTAGTTTGTTGTTCTTCATCACTGTAACTGAACCTTACATGATTtccatctgtttcctgttttcctgCTGCTTGTCGATCCAGCTGGTGGATGAAGGTGAGACTTTTTTCTGTCCACATGTTGCCATGACGTctcattaaaggaacagtccaACATTTCTCTGGGTGTCCTCAATCAGGTCCTCAGAACAGGAGAGTCACAACAGGAGAGAGTTACGTTGTCAGCAGTGATGAAGACGACGACATGCCCTCTGTCCTCAACGCTGCAATGATGTCCTCTGTACACAGCAACAGCTCCTCCAGGTAATAAACTGATCCCTGCTAGCATTACCTTTCAGCCAGGTAATAGACTGATCCCTGATAGCCAGGTAATAGATCAGTCCCTGCCAACATTATCTATGACAgctaggtaatacactgacccCTGTTAACATTACCTTTCAGTTAGGTAATAGACTGATCCCTAACACCATTATCTTTAAATCACAGCCAGGTAATAGACTGATCCCTGTTAACATTATCTATGACAGCCAGGTAAGAGACTGATCCCTGTTAACATTACCTTTCAGTTAGGTAATAGACTGATCCCTAACACCATTATCTTTAAATCACAGCCAGGTAATAGACTGATCCCCCCAGTAGACGTGTGACAGTAGAAACCAgtagagtctgtgtgtgtgtttcaggtcgACCCCGGGGACGATCAGCTGTCCCGTGTGTCTGGACTCGTACTCTGAGGTGAGACTCAAACACACCTGTCAAACACCTGGACAGCAGGTGTAACCCTGTGTTCTGATTGGCCGGTTGTTGTTTCCTTCACAGATCGTCGAGAGTGGCCGATTGGTTGTTTCCACTAAATGTGGTCACGTGTTCTGCAGCCAGTGTCTGAGAGACGCTCTGAAGTCATCACACACCTGTCCCACCTGCAGGAAGAGACTGACCCCCCGCCAGTACCACCCTCTCTACATCTGACatcactctgacatcatcatTACACACCTACACCTGTACCACCCCCTCTATGTCTCTGATATCATCACACACCTGGCCCCTGACTGTACCGCCCCCTCTACATCTGACATCgctctgacatcatcatcacacaccTGAGGTACTGTTGGGTGTTATATTTtttggtgacatcatcagtgatgtcatcagatgtttttgctgctgagttttttttttctcagagacaGGACTGTGTTTTAATTAAAGAGCGACTACACGTGATTATTGATTTAATGATTGATGATATATTATTGATATATTGaatatatttgatattttgtttatttgtttattagtTTGTTGTTTCGTCTCCAGTTTATTTTCTATTgtcaaagtaaaaataaattctATTGAATTCTTGAAagtttgtgttttcactttgaaactgtgatgtcatcacaacgGGAGGAACCAGGCTTCAACACTCAGGTGTCCTCACCTGTGATCAGGTGGTTTGGATCTGTAATAATTCTCCTTCACTCAGtatgtttccatggaaacagtgaagtggagctccagtcccagctggacgaggacatctaactggcctactgtccttgtcccagtacacaagcacgggaggggaatccatttattgagccaagtatgtgcgactcctctacgacaggtggagatatgccccctttcagcttgttagtattggacctttttcctgttgacctattacgtca
This region of Epinephelus fuscoguttatus linkage group LG9, E.fuscoguttatus.final_Chr_v1 genomic DNA includes:
- the rnf4 gene encoding RING finger protein 4 isoform X1; amino-acid sequence: MVVLHPQTQPVSTLFKPGTTVAHHARPRVFQAVKDTVCGPDAVSETGSAAESLNQERTSIQLYTSMRLIGPVLCEVQRKRRTTGSPLVSRPSTKTSRGTNTRRTASRAVSRTADGDPDPDPPTETVDVMDNAEDSVEEVVDLTCEGSEAAVVDLTNNDSVLLVDEGPQNRRVTTGESYVVSSDEDDDMPSVLNAAMMSSVHSNSSSRSTPGTISCPVCLDSYSEIVESGRLVVSTKCGHVFCSQCLRDALKSSHTCPTCRKRLTPRQYHPLYI
- the rnf4 gene encoding RING finger protein 4 isoform X2, which produces MSSSVQRKRRTTGSPLVSRPSTKTSRGTNTRRTASRAVSRTADGDPDPDPPTETVDVMDNAEDSVEEVVDLTCEGSEAAVVDLTNNDSVLLVDEGPQNRRVTTGESYVVSSDEDDDMPSVLNAAMMSSVHSNSSSRSTPGTISCPVCLDSYSEIVESGRLVVSTKCGHVFCSQCLRDALKSSHTCPTCRKRLTPRQYHPLYI